A region from the Candidatus Binatia bacterium genome encodes:
- a CDS encoding ATP-binding protein encodes MIEASTFEKLGVFYLGTPVSPDIGASSPEPFLYNSKDLTTHAFCVGMTGSGKTGLCVTLLEEAAIDGIPAIAIDPKGDLGNLLLTFPELRPADFRPWIDESEAARNERSPDEQATWTADLWKKGLAESGQDGARVGRFKSAVETAIYTPGSRVGRPLRVLGTLDAPSEAVRNDPDALRDRVVGMTSSLLTLLGIDADPVQSREHIVIARILSDCWEKGEDLDLGSLIRTLQNPPFERVGVIDLESYFPAKDRFALATTLNNLLASPGFASWMEGEPLDVGKLLYTAEGKPRLSVLSIAHLSERERMFFVTLLLGEVVSWMRSQEGTGSLRALLFMDEIFGYFPPLGNPPAKPLMLTLLKQARAYGLGVVLATQNPVDIDYKGLSNCGTWFLGRLQTERDKARVLEGLEGASQTGFDRKRVDELLSGLGKRMFLMNNVHEDGPALFETRWALSYLRGPLQRDEIRKLSESPDVGAAPVAGETTTRKAGPAKRATKKNSRPQRPLLPAEAGEAFFASPGEPPEAGALYEPGLVAEVSVHYVRSRGDVDHWETTRLYTPLINGRRGSPWSDETEELTAAGLSFAPGPVDDAEFQEPPAAVSNPKSYARWSKMLASHIYKERPLTILHCKKLKAYSRPGESEGEFRGRLAHKRRELRDKERAAIEKRYAPKLGRLVDRKRRFLARVDREREQYENRRMETVISWGSTLLGAVFGRKMGGLGTARRASTAAKGISRTVRERGDIGRAEAEVEAVDEQIAELDREFREKLDDLTPHKDGLLEIEENTIRSRKSDLSVSQLRFVWRA; translated from the coding sequence ATGATCGAGGCCTCGACCTTCGAGAAGCTAGGCGTCTTCTACTTAGGCACGCCTGTATCCCCTGACATCGGGGCCTCGTCGCCCGAGCCCTTCCTGTACAACTCGAAGGACCTGACGACGCACGCCTTCTGCGTGGGCATGACGGGCAGCGGGAAAACGGGCCTCTGCGTCACGCTGCTCGAAGAAGCCGCGATCGACGGAATCCCGGCGATCGCAATCGACCCCAAGGGAGATCTCGGCAACCTCCTGCTCACCTTCCCCGAACTGCGACCCGCGGACTTCCGGCCGTGGATCGACGAATCGGAAGCCGCCCGCAACGAGCGATCCCCCGACGAGCAGGCGACCTGGACCGCAGACCTCTGGAAAAAGGGACTCGCGGAGTCCGGCCAGGACGGCGCCCGCGTCGGCCGCTTCAAGTCCGCCGTCGAAACCGCGATCTACACCCCGGGCAGCCGGGTCGGGCGGCCGCTGCGGGTGCTCGGAACGCTCGACGCGCCGTCCGAAGCCGTCCGAAACGATCCCGACGCTCTCCGCGACCGCGTCGTCGGAATGACGTCCAGCCTCCTCACGCTCCTCGGGATCGACGCCGATCCGGTTCAGAGCCGTGAGCACATCGTAATCGCGCGGATCTTGAGCGATTGCTGGGAGAAAGGAGAAGACCTCGACCTCGGTTCGTTGATCCGAACTCTGCAGAACCCGCCGTTCGAGCGCGTTGGCGTGATCGATCTCGAGTCGTACTTCCCGGCGAAAGATCGCTTTGCCCTCGCAACGACCCTGAACAACCTCCTCGCCTCCCCCGGCTTTGCGAGTTGGATGGAAGGCGAGCCGCTCGACGTGGGGAAGCTCCTCTACACCGCGGAAGGAAAACCGCGTCTGAGCGTGTTGTCGATCGCACACCTCTCCGAGCGCGAGCGCATGTTCTTCGTGACGCTTCTGCTCGGGGAAGTCGTCTCGTGGATGCGGTCGCAAGAGGGCACCGGCAGCCTGCGCGCGCTGCTCTTCATGGACGAAATCTTCGGGTACTTCCCGCCCCTCGGGAATCCGCCGGCGAAGCCGTTGATGCTGACGCTCCTGAAGCAGGCCCGCGCCTACGGCCTCGGCGTCGTGCTCGCAACGCAGAATCCGGTCGACATCGATTACAAGGGGCTCTCGAACTGCGGCACGTGGTTCCTTGGGCGGCTCCAAACCGAGCGCGACAAAGCACGTGTTCTCGAAGGGCTCGAGGGCGCCTCGCAGACGGGCTTCGACCGCAAGCGCGTCGACGAGCTTCTGTCCGGGCTGGGGAAGCGCATGTTCCTGATGAACAACGTGCACGAAGACGGGCCCGCCTTGTTCGAGACACGCTGGGCGCTGTCCTACCTCCGCGGGCCCCTGCAGCGCGACGAGATCCGGAAGCTCTCGGAGTCTCCGGACGTGGGCGCCGCCCCGGTCGCCGGCGAAACCACGACGCGGAAGGCCGGGCCGGCGAAGCGTGCTACGAAAAAAAACTCTCGACCACAGCGCCCGCTGCTTCCCGCCGAAGCCGGAGAGGCCTTCTTTGCTTCGCCCGGCGAACCCCCGGAGGCCGGCGCCCTGTACGAGCCAGGGCTCGTCGCCGAAGTCAGCGTCCACTACGTTCGCAGCCGCGGTGACGTCGATCACTGGGAGACAACTCGGCTCTACACACCCCTCATCAACGGACGCCGCGGTTCGCCGTGGAGCGACGAGACCGAAGAACTCACGGCAGCCGGGCTTTCGTTCGCGCCGGGGCCAGTCGACGACGCAGAGTTCCAGGAGCCACCGGCGGCCGTCTCCAACCCGAAATCGTACGCCCGTTGGTCCAAGATGCTCGCATCGCACATCTACAAAGAGCGTCCGCTCACCATTTTGCACTGCAAGAAACTGAAGGCGTACTCGCGCCCCGGAGAGAGCGAAGGCGAGTTCCGCGGACGCCTCGCCCACAAGCGTCGAGAGCTTCGCGACAAGGAACGCGCCGCGATCGAGAAACGCTACGCTCCGAAGCTAGGGCGTTTGGTAGACCGCAAGCGGCGATTTCTCGCGCGCGTCGATCGCGAACGAGAGCAATACGAGAACCGCCGGATGGAAACTGTGATCTCGTGGGGGTCGACGCTCCTCGGTGCGGTCTTCGGTCGAAAGATGGGCGGGCTCGGCACCGCCCGCAGGGCATCGACGGCGGCGAAAGGCATCAGCCGGACTGTTCGCGAGCGCGGCGACATCGGTCGCGCCGAGGCCGAGGTCGAAGCCGTCGACGAGCAGATCGCCGAACTGGACCGCGAGTTTCGCGAGAAGCTCGACGATCTCACCCCCCACAAGGACGGGCTTCTCGAGATCGAGGAGAACACGATCCGCTCCCGCAAGAGCGATCTGTCGGTCTCGCAGCTCCGCTTCGTTTGGCGTGCCTGA
- a CDS encoding bifunctional glycosyltransferase/class I SAM-dependent methyltransferase, protein MKPCLSLVVPAYNESQRLPQTLAKTSEAIAALTTEAEILVVDDGSEDDTSEAARRFEGPVPVRTLRLEPNRGKGAAVSYGIREARHPIVAFTDADSPYDLSALVPMMEALRDGTTDVAIGSRDLDDSHINRGYGTLRHISGQAFSFLTWAVLGLPFRDSQCGLKAFRRDVAQQLFAMRTIDGFGFDFEILAAAVANGHRVERFPVKLTHNDDSRIRLFADSFKMATEVFRVRRNFVRGAYEEMSGAAAPQPCPLCKAEDFAPRAANHGFRMVECAQCHLWYLNPMPTPATLAKLYGSEYFESDSSLQAGYADYEAMAEDFRATFRHRLRLVAAHTGAGRLLDVGAGFGYLADAGRGLFHERWALEMNGGAAEHIAADHRAIIGSFDASDLPANYFDVVSMQDCLEHLPDPKRALERVRTLLRPGGAFLATTPDVGSWLQKAQGRNWVSLKFPEHVVLYSERTLRRALEDAGFHVQRIEPAGQYARLDFLASRALRGHPRSGRLASKGLRAVGGAARRMYVPSGSLTVVATAPH, encoded by the coding sequence ATGAAGCCATGCCTCTCCCTCGTTGTCCCCGCGTACAACGAGAGCCAGCGCCTTCCGCAAACGCTCGCAAAAACGAGTGAGGCGATCGCCGCGCTCACGACTGAAGCCGAGATCCTCGTCGTCGACGATGGCAGCGAGGACGATACGAGCGAAGCGGCTCGCAGGTTCGAGGGGCCCGTCCCCGTCCGCACGCTCCGGCTCGAACCCAATCGCGGGAAAGGCGCCGCCGTCTCGTACGGGATCCGCGAGGCGCGCCATCCGATCGTTGCCTTCACCGATGCCGACTCCCCGTACGACCTGAGTGCGCTCGTTCCGATGATGGAGGCGCTTCGCGATGGGACGACGGACGTGGCCATCGGCTCCCGCGACCTCGACGACTCCCACATCAATCGCGGCTACGGCACGCTTCGACACATCTCGGGACAGGCGTTCTCCTTCCTCACGTGGGCGGTCCTAGGGCTGCCGTTTCGAGACTCACAATGCGGCCTGAAGGCGTTCCGTCGCGACGTCGCCCAGCAGCTCTTCGCGATGCGAACGATCGACGGCTTCGGATTCGACTTCGAGATCCTCGCGGCGGCCGTCGCCAATGGACATCGGGTGGAGCGCTTCCCCGTGAAGCTCACCCACAACGATGATTCGCGGATCCGTCTCTTCGCGGACAGCTTCAAAATGGCGACCGAGGTATTTCGGGTGCGGCGTAACTTCGTTCGGGGCGCGTACGAGGAGATGTCGGGCGCCGCGGCACCGCAGCCGTGCCCGCTCTGCAAAGCCGAAGACTTTGCCCCACGCGCGGCCAACCACGGTTTCCGCATGGTCGAGTGCGCGCAGTGCCACCTCTGGTACCTGAACCCGATGCCGACTCCGGCAACGCTCGCCAAGCTCTACGGCAGCGAGTACTTCGAGAGCGACTCCTCACTGCAAGCCGGATACGCCGACTACGAAGCCATGGCCGAAGACTTCCGTGCGACCTTCCGACATCGGCTGCGCCTCGTCGCCGCGCACACCGGGGCCGGACGGCTTCTCGATGTAGGCGCCGGCTTCGGTTACCTCGCCGACGCGGGGCGCGGCCTCTTCCACGAACGGTGGGCGCTCGAGATGAACGGTGGCGCCGCCGAACACATCGCAGCCGACCATCGCGCCATCATCGGGTCGTTCGACGCCTCGGACCTGCCGGCCAACTACTTCGACGTGGTCAGCATGCAGGATTGCCTCGAGCATCTGCCCGATCCCAAGCGAGCACTGGAACGGGTTCGGACTCTCCTCCGGCCGGGAGGCGCGTTCCTCGCCACGACGCCCGACGTCGGGAGTTGGCTCCAGAAAGCACAGGGACGCAACTGGGTCTCTCTCAAGTTTCCCGAGCACGTCGTGCTCTATTCGGAGCGAACCCTTCGTCGCGCGCTCGAGGATGCCGGGTTTCACGTCCAACGGATCGAGCCGGCGGGACAGTACGCGCGATTGGACTTCCTCGCCTCCCGCGCGCTGCGCGGGCATCCCCGCAGCGGGCGGCTCGCCAGCAAAGGACTCCGTGCGGTGGGTGGCGCGGCGCGCCGGATGTACGTTCCTTCCGGATCGCTGACAGTGGTCGCCACGGCGCCTCACTAA
- a CDS encoding NUDIX hydrolase, translating into MVRPRDAASLVVTRGDGPKTKVLLGRRPPNDRFMPNVHVFPGGRVDGTDTSLPSERNLPKSVARRLERRATPKRARALAVAALRETYEETGLVFGKRAGESIRPDLSGLDYIGRAITPWGNPIRYHARFLRARVETSTGRLKGNGELLDLGWYSIEEALKLTIIDVTEAMLEQLRARVTGDQAHDLFVHYRGMQRVITHE; encoded by the coding sequence ATGGTGAGACCGCGCGACGCGGCAAGCCTCGTGGTCACCCGCGGGGACGGCCCGAAGACCAAAGTTCTACTCGGCCGGCGACCGCCGAACGACCGCTTCATGCCGAACGTCCACGTCTTCCCCGGCGGTCGTGTCGATGGAACCGATACCTCGCTCCCGTCCGAACGGAATCTGCCCAAGTCGGTGGCGCGCCGGCTGGAGCGCCGTGCGACCCCGAAGCGGGCGCGAGCGCTCGCCGTCGCAGCTCTGCGCGAGACCTACGAAGAGACGGGCTTGGTCTTCGGCAAGCGGGCGGGAGAGTCGATCCGTCCCGACCTCTCCGGCCTCGACTACATCGGTCGCGCGATCACCCCTTGGGGAAACCCTATCCGCTACCACGCGCGCTTCCTGCGTGCGCGCGTGGAGACCTCAACCGGCCGATTGAAGGGCAATGGCGAGCTCCTGGACCTCGGCTGGTACTCGATCGAAGAAGCTCTGAAGCTCACGATCATCGACGTCACCGAGGCCATGCTCGAGCAGCTCCGGGCGCGCGTCACGGGCGATCAGGCCCACGACCTTTTCGTGCACTATCGCGGCATGCAGCGCGTCATCACCCACGAATAG
- a CDS encoding amidohydrolase family protein, which produces MAEFDLILQGGDVIDGTGAPRRKAGVGVKDGRIAAIGDLDPTAADQVIDATGKIVAPGFVDIHTHYDAQVFWDPSVSPSSFHGVTTIVGGNCGFSVAPLVPEAGEYLMKMLARVEGMPLEALKEGVPWDWTTFSDYLGRLDGKIAVNAGFLVGHSALRRVVMGEDAVGNEASEEQIAEMVKLLHESLDGGGLGFSSSAAPTHNDGDGKPVPSRSASRREIVALAAAVRDHAGTTLEFLPTIGNFEDEHKDLMTAMSLAANRPLNWNVLGVTALNREMTESQLSASDYARERGGTVIALTLPQTMTLRLNLVSGFIFDALPGWSDVIGLPLSERKKAFADPVVRERLDRQAHSEEAGVFRFFANWANFRLDETFAPENAAYQGRTVGEAAEELGKTPFDTMLDIALADDLRTSFMPPSSGDDEESWKLRADAWRDDRTIIGATDAGAHLDMIDTFAGTTALLKGGVRERGLIALEEAIRQLTDLPARLYGISERGRLEEGWHADIVVFDETRVGPGPIYTRNDLPTGAARLYADADGIEHVFVNGVEIVRGREFTGAAPGTVLRSGRDTETVPVPGGGE; this is translated from the coding sequence ATGGCTGAATTCGATCTGATCCTTCAAGGTGGCGACGTCATCGACGGCACCGGAGCGCCTCGGCGTAAGGCCGGCGTGGGTGTGAAAGACGGCCGCATCGCCGCCATTGGGGACCTCGACCCCACGGCGGCGGACCAGGTGATCGATGCAACGGGGAAGATCGTCGCGCCCGGATTCGTCGACATCCACACCCACTACGACGCGCAGGTCTTCTGGGATCCGAGCGTGTCTCCCTCCTCGTTCCACGGTGTGACGACGATCGTCGGCGGGAACTGCGGGTTCAGCGTCGCCCCCCTCGTACCCGAGGCGGGCGAGTACCTGATGAAGATGCTCGCTCGCGTAGAGGGCATGCCGCTCGAGGCGCTGAAAGAAGGCGTCCCCTGGGATTGGACGACGTTCTCCGACTACCTGGGCCGACTCGACGGCAAGATCGCCGTCAACGCCGGATTCCTCGTGGGCCACTCCGCCCTGCGGCGCGTCGTGATGGGCGAAGACGCGGTCGGCAACGAGGCTTCCGAGGAGCAGATCGCCGAGATGGTGAAGCTCCTGCACGAATCCCTCGATGGAGGCGGACTCGGCTTCTCGTCTTCCGCCGCACCGACCCACAACGACGGAGACGGAAAGCCGGTGCCGTCCCGCTCCGCATCGCGCCGTGAAATCGTCGCCCTCGCGGCAGCCGTACGCGACCACGCCGGTACCACTCTCGAGTTCCTGCCCACCATCGGAAACTTCGAGGATGAACATAAAGACCTGATGACCGCGATGTCCCTCGCCGCGAATCGGCCGCTCAACTGGAACGTGCTCGGTGTCACCGCGCTCAACCGTGAGATGACCGAGAGCCAGCTGTCCGCATCCGACTACGCGCGCGAACGCGGCGGCACCGTCATCGCGCTGACCCTTCCGCAGACGATGACTCTTCGACTGAACCTCGTGTCGGGGTTCATCTTCGACGCGCTCCCCGGATGGTCCGACGTGATTGGCCTGCCCCTGAGCGAGCGCAAGAAGGCCTTCGCCGACCCCGTCGTGCGCGAGAGGCTCGATCGGCAAGCGCATTCAGAGGAAGCAGGCGTGTTCCGTTTCTTCGCGAACTGGGCCAACTTCCGACTCGATGAAACGTTCGCGCCGGAGAACGCCGCCTATCAAGGGCGAACTGTCGGTGAGGCCGCCGAGGAACTCGGCAAGACACCCTTCGATACGATGCTCGACATCGCCCTCGCCGACGACCTACGCACCTCGTTCATGCCGCCTAGCTCGGGCGACGACGAAGAGAGCTGGAAGCTGCGCGCAGACGCGTGGCGCGACGACCGAACGATCATCGGCGCCACGGATGCCGGGGCCCATCTCGACATGATCGATACGTTCGCCGGCACGACGGCTCTTCTGAAAGGCGGCGTCCGCGAGAGGGGGCTCATCGCGCTGGAAGAGGCGATTCGGCAACTCACAGATCTTCCCGCCCGCTTGTACGGAATCTCCGAGCGTGGACGCCTCGAAGAAGGATGGCATGCCGACATCGTCGTATTCGATGAGACCCGGGTCGGCCCGGGGCCGATCTACACCCGGAACGATCTCCCGACCGGCGCCGCCCGCCTGTACGCCGACGCCGACGGGATCGAGCACGTATTCGTGAACGGCGTCGAGATCGTTCGCGGGCGCGAGTTCACGGGTGCCGCCCCCGGCACGGTCCTACGCTCCGGTCGCGACACGGAGACGGTCCCGGTTCCCGGCGGCGGAGAGTAA
- a CDS encoding sulfatase-like hydrolase/transferase has translation MAAAQLILPAGCTRKPAEAKPQNIVLVITDDQSWDSIGYASGGRVKSPELDGLAASGTTFDAAYCNSMPCVPSRASLTTGVHHHRWPQQRRTDKVVAIRPGAWTWAHALRAAGYSTALVGKMHYMPRQAPHGFDYMALCEHWPASFRDKVILRLDGWRRSLSESALYEPMAASSRKRGGFSAKPWAFAPEHHRISWVRDRAIEFLDESRATERPFALTVSFSAPHSPYDPAPEFAALYDPKDVEVPTDGWADMVGIPESVRNVPAIFTRDKVPTKKIREMLASYRALVSQVDAAVGAIAKHVDPADTLVVFCSDHGDYLGKRGQLLKDPGIPFDDVAQVPMFAYGAGVPEGRMFTEPVSLVDLAPTFLTAAGLEPPAHLDGIALQDRFAGAEMPADRPVYCFGRAGFDMIRVGELKYFRSHDGSVEMLFDVDQDPRELRNIAQDPAQQTARAELAARLAAVLERAPEQAPGFGRHSVRLA, from the coding sequence GTGGCCGCCGCACAATTGATACTCCCGGCGGGCTGTACTCGGAAGCCAGCCGAGGCAAAGCCGCAGAATATCGTTCTGGTCATCACCGACGATCAAAGCTGGGATTCGATCGGCTACGCGAGCGGCGGGCGGGTGAAGAGTCCGGAACTCGATGGTCTCGCGGCCTCCGGCACCACCTTCGATGCGGCGTACTGCAATTCGATGCCGTGCGTTCCGTCCCGCGCGTCCCTGACGACGGGCGTGCACCATCATCGTTGGCCTCAGCAGCGTCGAACGGACAAGGTCGTCGCGATCCGGCCGGGGGCCTGGACGTGGGCGCACGCGCTCCGCGCGGCCGGCTACTCGACCGCTCTGGTCGGCAAGATGCACTACATGCCCCGTCAGGCACCTCACGGCTTCGACTACATGGCGTTGTGCGAGCATTGGCCGGCCAGCTTTCGCGATAAGGTGATCCTTCGCCTCGATGGTTGGCGGCGCTCGTTGTCGGAGAGCGCTCTGTACGAGCCGATGGCGGCGAGTTCCCGGAAGCGAGGCGGCTTCTCTGCGAAGCCGTGGGCCTTCGCGCCCGAGCATCACCGGATCTCGTGGGTACGAGACCGCGCGATCGAGTTTCTCGATGAATCACGTGCGACGGAGCGTCCCTTCGCGCTCACCGTCTCATTCTCGGCGCCCCACAGCCCGTACGACCCTGCGCCCGAATTCGCGGCCCTTTACGATCCGAAGGACGTGGAAGTCCCGACCGACGGGTGGGCGGACATGGTGGGAATTCCGGAGTCGGTGCGAAACGTGCCCGCGATCTTCACACGCGACAAGGTCCCGACGAAGAAGATCCGCGAGATGCTCGCGTCCTATCGTGCACTCGTGTCTCAGGTCGATGCCGCCGTCGGCGCGATCGCGAAGCACGTGGATCCCGCGGACACGCTGGTCGTATTCTGTTCCGACCACGGCGACTACCTCGGGAAGCGCGGCCAGCTGCTGAAGGACCCGGGCATTCCGTTTGACGACGTCGCGCAGGTGCCGATGTTCGCCTACGGCGCCGGTGTGCCGGAGGGGAGGATGTTCACGGAGCCCGTATCGCTCGTTGATCTTGCGCCGACCTTCCTCACAGCCGCCGGCCTCGAGCCTCCGGCGCATTTGGACGGCATCGCACTGCAGGATCGGTTCGCGGGCGCCGAGATGCCGGCGGATCGGCCGGTCTACTGTTTCGGCCGAGCCGGGTTCGACATGATCCGCGTCGGCGAACTCAAGTACTTCCGATCGCACGATGGGTCCGTCGAGATGCTCTTCGACGTTGACCAAGACCCCCGCGAGCTTCGAAATATCGCCCAGGATCCAGCCCAGCAGACCGCACGCGCGGAACTGGCCGCGCGCCTGGCCGCGGTTCTCGAACGTGCTCCGGAGCAGGCCCCGGGCTTCGGCAGGCACTCGGTTCGCTTGGCCTGA
- a CDS encoding phosphatidylinositol-specific phospholipase C1-like protein — protein MRIKGLRPGLRASRLACLGGLALLVGCGDSASTGSDKPADYPRDGALRLNHIQVLGSHNSYHIQPKPDLFAAIEALVPPLAAAWEYTHLPLDQQFSEQGIRQIEIDVFADPDGGLYASRGATELLTGDGASGVPDLDAPGLKVLHVQDLDFESTFWTFVQGLETIRRWSEANPTHAPLTILIEAKDDTIDAPFDTVIPIPFDGAQLGVIDDEIWSVFEPGHVITPDEVRGDHATLEQAILQDGWPTLGDSRGRVLFALDNGGGVKEAYVDGHPSLRGRVLFVSAEPGEDEAAFVKLNDPIGSFDRIQELVGMGFIVRTRADGDTEEARTGDTTKRDAAIESGAQLVSSDYPVANLDFGTGYFVEIPGGTPGRCNPLSAPAACDAGDIEHPAAP, from the coding sequence ATGCGAATCAAGGGTTTGCGGCCGGGCCTCAGAGCCTCTCGTCTTGCGTGCCTTGGCGGGCTCGCGCTCCTCGTAGGATGCGGCGACTCGGCTTCGACGGGAAGCGACAAACCGGCCGACTATCCGCGCGACGGAGCCCTCCGGCTGAACCACATCCAGGTGCTCGGATCGCACAACAGCTACCACATCCAACCGAAGCCCGACCTCTTCGCGGCGATCGAAGCGCTCGTCCCCCCGCTGGCCGCCGCGTGGGAGTACACGCATCTCCCGCTCGACCAGCAGTTCAGCGAGCAGGGCATCCGGCAGATCGAGATCGACGTCTTCGCGGACCCCGACGGCGGGCTCTACGCCAGCCGCGGCGCAACAGAACTCCTGACCGGCGACGGTGCCTCCGGCGTCCCCGATCTCGACGCCCCGGGCCTGAAGGTCCTGCACGTGCAGGACCTCGACTTCGAGAGCACGTTCTGGACGTTCGTGCAGGGCCTCGAGACGATCCGGCGCTGGTCCGAAGCCAACCCTACACACGCGCCGCTGACGATCCTGATCGAGGCCAAGGACGATACCATCGACGCACCATTCGACACCGTGATTCCGATCCCGTTCGACGGAGCGCAACTCGGTGTGATCGACGACGAGATCTGGAGCGTCTTCGAACCCGGACACGTCATCACACCGGACGAGGTTCGCGGAGACCACGCAACGCTCGAGCAGGCAATTCTTCAGGACGGCTGGCCGACGCTCGGTGATTCGCGGGGGCGAGTCCTTTTCGCCCTCGACAACGGAGGCGGCGTGAAGGAAGCCTACGTCGACGGCCACCCGTCCCTGCGCGGACGCGTGCTCTTCGTGAGCGCCGAGCCCGGGGAGGACGAAGCCGCCTTCGTGAAGTTGAACGACCCAATCGGCTCCTTCGACCGGATCCAGGAGCTCGTCGGCATGGGCTTCATCGTGCGAACCCGCGCCGACGGCGACACCGAGGAGGCACGGACCGGAGATACGACGAAACGTGACGCAGCGATCGAAAGTGGCGCGCAGCTCGTCAGTAGCGACTACCCGGTCGCCAACCTCGACTTCGGCACCGGCTACTTCGTCGAGATCCCGGGCGGGACGCCGGGGCGCTGCAACCCCCTCAGCGCTCCCGCCGCGTGCGACGCCGGAGACATCGAGCATCCTGCCGCGCCGTAG
- a CDS encoding nuclear transport factor 2 family protein, producing MGRWSRNELEDAFDNFQKTALVAGTSGDWRPWADLFTEDATYIEHAYGTLGGREAIYEWIQPLMSKPENRVMQFFPVEWHIIDEERGWIVCQVWNRMVDPGDGSLHQAYNFTLLKYAGNMKFSFEEDIYNPAHFQSMRADWTDQKAKLESK from the coding sequence GTGGGACGTTGGTCACGAAACGAGCTCGAAGACGCATTCGACAACTTCCAGAAGACCGCCCTGGTCGCCGGCACGTCCGGTGACTGGCGTCCGTGGGCCGACCTGTTCACCGAGGACGCGACCTACATCGAGCACGCGTACGGAACCCTCGGCGGACGAGAGGCGATCTACGAATGGATCCAACCTCTGATGTCGAAGCCGGAGAACCGCGTCATGCAGTTCTTCCCAGTCGAGTGGCACATCATCGACGAGGAGCGCGGCTGGATCGTATGCCAGGTCTGGAACCGCATGGTCGACCCCGGCGACGGAAGCCTCCACCAAGCGTACAACTTCACGCTACTGAAGTACGCCGGCAACATGAAGTTCTCCTTCGAGGAGGACATCTACAACCCAGCGCACTTCCAGAGCATGCGCGCGGACTGGACGGACCAAAAGGCCAAGCTCGAGTCGAAATGA
- a CDS encoding sugar phosphate isomerase/epimerase, whose amino-acid sequence MKYGMNLLLWTDDPADEQFLPLYGRLREMGFDGLELPIFGGEPEQFARLGRHLDDLGFERTVTAVRNAEDDPISPDPAVRRAALDATKKTIDCADAAGAKLIGGPLYAAIGQFSGSPPTAEEWKRSVECMRASAEYAAEAGITLVFEFLNRFEIYLLNCAEDTARFVRDIDHPSVGVHYDTFHANIEEKDVRKAITGAAREIRHVHISENDRGTPGQGQVRWAETFDALKEIDYDGWMVIESFGQALPGIAAATKIWRRMFESEEQVARDGLAFIRSEWEKRTA is encoded by the coding sequence ATGAAATACGGAATGAACCTCCTGCTCTGGACGGATGATCCGGCTGACGAGCAGTTCCTGCCGCTGTACGGTCGCCTTCGCGAGATGGGATTCGATGGGCTGGAGCTCCCGATCTTCGGTGGTGAGCCGGAACAGTTCGCCCGTCTCGGGCGCCATTTGGATGATCTCGGGTTCGAGCGGACGGTCACCGCCGTCCGAAACGCGGAGGATGATCCGATCAGTCCGGACCCGGCCGTCAGGCGCGCCGCCCTCGATGCGACGAAGAAGACGATCGATTGCGCGGACGCCGCCGGAGCCAAGCTCATCGGCGGACCGCTCTACGCCGCGATCGGCCAGTTCAGCGGCAGTCCGCCGACTGCTGAGGAGTGGAAGCGCAGCGTCGAGTGCATGCGGGCATCCGCGGAGTACGCGGCCGAGGCCGGGATCACGCTCGTCTTCGAGTTCCTGAACCGCTTCGAGATCTATCTTCTGAACTGCGCCGAGGATACGGCGCGCTTCGTCCGTGACATCGATCACCCGAGCGTGGGTGTCCACTACGATACGTTCCACGCGAACATCGAGGAGAAGGACGTCCGCAAAGCGATCACTGGAGCCGCTCGTGAGATCCGTCACGTACACATCTCCGAGAACGATCGCGGAACGCCGGGCCAAGGACAGGTCCGCTGGGCGGAGACCTTCGATGCGCTGAAGGAGATCGACTACGACGGGTGGATGGTGATCGAGTCGTTCGGCCAGGCGTTGCCCGGGATCGCGGCGGCGACCAAGATCTGGCGGCGGATGTTCGAGAGCGAGGAGCAGGTCGCCCGCGACGGCCTCGCGTTCATACGTAGTGAGTGGGAAAAGCGCACCGCCTGA